The genome window GGTGGCGCCGGCGGTGACCGGGGATTTCCCGCTGTACTTCAAGGCGCTGGGTACGGTCACGGCCCTCAACACCATCAACGTGCGTAGCCGCGTGGGTGGCGAACTGGTCAAGATCGCCTTCGAAGAGGGCCAAATGGTCAAGGCTGGGGACTTGCTGGCCGAGATCGATCCACGCCCGTACCAGAACGCTTTGCTCCAGGCCGAAGGCACGCTGTTGCAGAACCAGGCCCAACTGAAAAATGCCCAGGTCGACCTTGAGCGGTATCGCGGCCTGTACGCCGAAGACAGTATTGCCAAGCAGACCCTCGACACCGCCGCGGCGTTGGTGGGCCAGTACCAGGGCACGGTCAAGACCAACCAGGCGGCGGTCAACGACGCCAAGCTCAACCTGGAATTCACCAGGATCCGCGCGCCGATTACCGGCCGCGTGGGCTTGCGCCAACTGGACATCGGCAATCTGGTGTCGGCCAACGACACCACGGCCCTGGCGGTCATTACCCAGACTCAACCCATCAGCGTCGTGTTCACCTTGCCGGAGAACAACCTCGACACCGTGCTCGCCCGTTATCGCAGCGGGGCGAAGCTGCCCGTCGAAGCCTGGGACCGGGGCGACGTGAAGCGCCAGGCCAGTGGCCTGCTGCAAAGCCTGGACAACCAGATCGATGTCACCACCGGCACCTTGAAGTTCAAGGCTCGCTACGATAACCGCGACCAGTCGCTGTTCCCCAACCAGTTCGTCAACGTCCACCTGCTGGCCGACACTCTCAAAGGCGTAGTCCTGGCGCCGACGGCGGCCATCCAGTTCGGCACCAACGGCACCTTCGTCTACGCCCTGGAGGGCGACAAGAAGGTCTCTATCAAGAAGCTGAAGATCGGGGCCAGCGACGGTACGAACACCGTGGTCACCGAAGGCCTGGCCGCAGGCGATAGGGTGGTGCTCGAAGGCACCGATCGCCTGAAGGAAGGCAGCGAAGTGGAGGTGGTCAACGACAGCCAGGAGGTGCCTACCACGCCGACCGAGCACTTGCAGGGCAAGTCTGCGGCGGTGCCTGAGCCGGCTGAGGCCGACAAGGCGAACAAGGGCGGCGCATGAATCTCTCGCGGCTGTTCATCCTTCGCCCGGTCGCCACCACCCTGAGCATGCTGGCGATTATCCTCGCCGGCCTGATCGCCTACCGGTTGCTGCCGGTGTCGGCACTGCCCCAGGTCGACTACCCGACCATCCGTGTGATGACCCTGTACCCGGGCGCCAGCCCCGATGTGATGACCAGTGCGGTCACCGCCCCCCTGGAGCGGCAGTTCGGGCAGATGCCGGGCTTGACGCAAATGGCCTCCACCAGTTCCGGTGGCGCGTCGGTGATTACCCTGCGCTTCAACCTCGACATCAACATGGATGTCGCCGAGCAGCAGGTGCAGGCCGCGATCAATGCGGCCACCAATTTGCTGCCCAAGGACCTGCCGGCGCCGCCGGTGTACAACAAGGTCAATCCGGCTGACACCCCGGTGCTGACCCTGGCGATTACCTCCAAGACCATGCTGCTGCCCAAGCTCAATGACTTGGTGGACACCCGCATGGCGCAGAAAATCGCCCAGATCAGCGGCGTCGGCATGGTCACCATCGCCGGTGGCCAGCGCCAGGCCGTGCGAATCAAGGTCAACCCCGAGGCCCTGGCGGCCAACGGCCTGAACCTGGCGGATGTGCGTACGCTGATCGGTGCTTCCAACGTCAACCAGCCCAAGGGCAACTTCGACGGCCCGACCCGGGTCTCGATGCTCGATGCCAACGACCAGTTGACCTCGCCCAAGGATTACGCCGAGCTGATCCTGGCCTACGCCAATGGCTCGCCGTTGCGGCTCAAGGACGTGGCACAGATCGTCGACGGGGCCGAAAACGAACGCCTTGCCGCCTGGGCCAACGAAAACCAGGCCGTGCTGCTGAACATCCAGCGCCAGCCGGGGGCCAATGTCATCGAGGTGGTGGACCGGATCAAGGCCTTGCTGCCGAGCATCACCGATAACCTGCCGGCTGGCCTGGACGTCACCGTGCTGACCGACCGCACCCAGACCATCCGCGCCTCGGTCACCGACGTGCAGCATGAGTTGCTGATCGCCATCGCCCTGGTGGTCATGGTGACGTTCCTGTTCCTGCGTCGCGTCAGTGCCACGATCATCCCGTCGGTGGCCGTGCCGTTGTCGTTGATCGGCACCTTCGGCGTGATGTACCTGGCGGGTTTCTCCATCAATAACCTGACCCTGATGGCCCTGACCATCGCCACCGGTTTCGTGGTGGACGACGCCATCGTCATGCTGGAGAACATCGCCCGCTTCATCGAGGAGGGCGACAGCCCGTTGCAGGCTGCGCTCAAGGGTGCGAAGCAGATCGGTTTCACGCTGATTTCCCTGACCCTGTCGCTGATCGCCGTGCTGATCCCGCTGCTGTTCATGGCCGATGTGGTCGGGCGCTTGTTTCGCGAGTTCGCCATCACCCTGGCGGTGGCGATCCTGATTTCCCTGGTGGTGTCCCTGACCCTGACGCCGATGATGTGCGCCCGCTTGCTCAAGCGCGAGCCCAAGGAAGCAGAACAGGGCCGTTTCTACCGCGCCAGCGGCGCCTGGATCGACTGGTTGATCGCCGCCTACGGGCGCAAGTTGCAGTGGGTGCTCAAGCAT of Pseudomonas fluorescens contains these proteins:
- a CDS encoding MdtA/MuxA family multidrug efflux RND transporter periplasmic adaptor subunit, with the protein product MVDHSMQSSVSRNSRRWLLGLFVLLVVAALAWKFWPSGSAQKPGAGDKAATGHVGRSGGMRPGFGGATGPVPVRVAPAVTGDFPLYFKALGTVTALNTINVRSRVGGELVKIAFEEGQMVKAGDLLAEIDPRPYQNALLQAEGTLLQNQAQLKNAQVDLERYRGLYAEDSIAKQTLDTAAALVGQYQGTVKTNQAAVNDAKLNLEFTRIRAPITGRVGLRQLDIGNLVSANDTTALAVITQTQPISVVFTLPENNLDTVLARYRSGAKLPVEAWDRGDVKRQASGLLQSLDNQIDVTTGTLKFKARYDNRDQSLFPNQFVNVHLLADTLKGVVLAPTAAIQFGTNGTFVYALEGDKKVSIKKLKIGASDGTNTVVTEGLAAGDRVVLEGTDRLKEGSEVEVVNDSQEVPTTPTEHLQGKSAAVPEPAEADKANKGGA
- a CDS encoding MdtB/MuxB family multidrug efflux RND transporter permease subunit; the encoded protein is MNLSRLFILRPVATTLSMLAIILAGLIAYRLLPVSALPQVDYPTIRVMTLYPGASPDVMTSAVTAPLERQFGQMPGLTQMASTSSGGASVITLRFNLDINMDVAEQQVQAAINAATNLLPKDLPAPPVYNKVNPADTPVLTLAITSKTMLLPKLNDLVDTRMAQKIAQISGVGMVTIAGGQRQAVRIKVNPEALAANGLNLADVRTLIGASNVNQPKGNFDGPTRVSMLDANDQLTSPKDYAELILAYANGSPLRLKDVAQIVDGAENERLAAWANENQAVLLNIQRQPGANVIEVVDRIKALLPSITDNLPAGLDVTVLTDRTQTIRASVTDVQHELLIAIALVVMVTFLFLRRVSATIIPSVAVPLSLIGTFGVMYLAGFSINNLTLMALTIATGFVVDDAIVMLENIARFIEEGDSPLQAALKGAKQIGFTLISLTLSLIAVLIPLLFMADVVGRLFREFAITLAVAILISLVVSLTLTPMMCARLLKREPKEAEQGRFYRASGAWIDWLIAAYGRKLQWVLKHQPLTLLVAVGSLVLTVVLYLAVPKGFFPVQDTGVIQGISEAPQSISFAAMSERQQQLAKVILADPAVQSLSSYIGVDGDNATLNSGRLLINLKPHSERDDSATEIIARLQPQLDRLVGIRLFMQPVQDLTIEDRVSRTQYQFSLSSPDAELLSLWSGRLVEALGRQPELTDVASDLQDKGLQVYLVIDRDAASRLGVSVSNITDALYDAFGQRQISTIYTQASQYRVVLQAQAGERIGPKALDQIHVKTTDGGQVRLSSLARVEERQAQLAIAHIGQFPAVMMSFNLAPGVALGHAVDMIEKVQQDIGMPVGVQTEFQGAAEAFQASLSSTLLLILAAVVTMYIVLGVLYESYIHPITILSTLPSAAIGALLALILSGNDLGMIAIIGIILLIGIVKKNAIMMIDFALDAERNQGMDPQTAIYQAALLRFRPILMTTLAALFGAIPLMFATGSGAELRQPLGLVMVGGLLVSQVLTLFTTPVIYLYFDRLGRRFARPEGKEVRV